The following are from one region of the bacterium genome:
- a CDS encoding peptidoglycan peptidase has translation MDPDMKKLVGLVFLGVWAMCIWLYLTRPDFSEIKLQDGDLVFQTSTSNQSLAILTATASLYTHMGIVRAGHNGFVVLEAAGTVRETPLKDWARRGVMQRIAVYRHPNMPKETAETILVTAGSYKGKPYDPFFSFKNDAIYCSELPYLAYKQAGMAIGKVQRLSELHFDNMLVRQLIKKRWKRHEECLTRHFGLKECYDYLLSQELITPDSIAKDASLVKVYSNYPF, from the coding sequence ATGGACCCTGACATGAAAAAGCTCGTCGGCCTTGTTTTTCTTGGTGTATGGGCGATGTGCATATGGCTGTATTTGACCCGCCCCGATTTTTCAGAAATCAAACTTCAGGACGGCGATCTGGTTTTTCAAACATCCACCAGTAATCAATCCCTGGCTATTTTAACCGCAACCGCGAGCCTATACACCCATATGGGCATTGTGCGCGCTGGACATAATGGATTTGTGGTTCTGGAAGCGGCCGGAACAGTTCGGGAAACACCGTTAAAGGATTGGGCCAGGCGAGGCGTTATGCAACGTATTGCCGTTTACAGACATCCCAATATGCCAAAAGAAACCGCTGAAACCATTCTGGTGACAGCGGGAAGTTACAAAGGGAAGCCATACGACCCATTCTTTTCATTTAAGAACGACGCCATTTATTGCAGCGAGCTTCCCTATCTTGCCTATAAGCAGGCAGGCATGGCGATTGGTAAAGTACAGCGCTTATCCGAACTTCATTTCGATAATATGCTTGTACGCCAACTTATCAAGAAGCGCTGGAAACGCCATGAGGAATGCTTGACCAGGCATTTCGGCCTCAAGGAATGTTATGATTATCTGTTGAGTCAGGAGCTCATCACGCCCGACAGCATTGCAAAGGATGCCAGCCTGGTAAAAGTCTACTCCAACTATCCTTTTTAA